In one Candidatus Nealsonbacteria bacterium genomic region, the following are encoded:
- a CDS encoding nucleoside monophosphate kinase: MIHFRKIKNKKVIIILGPPGSGKGTQAKLLKKKFGLEYVGSGDLLRARKKKKDFTGIKISKEIDQGKRVPTPVIFKIWMDEFEKFKKKEGFKGIIIDGSPRTDLEAEMVEQALGWYGWTKNKRVLLIEISQREVIKRLTKRRMCRECGRIIPFIGEFKKLKKCDKCGGDLFTRRDDSIEGVKKRLAWYKTDVKPAVRYYQKRGELIKINGEQSIEDVFKDVLKVVK, from the coding sequence ATGATACATTTTAGAAAAATAAAAAATAAAAAAGTCATTATTATTTTAGGACCTCCGGGTTCAGGAAAGGGAACTCAAGCAAAACTTTTGAAAAAGAAATTTGGTCTGGAATATGTTGGAAGTGGAGATTTATTAAGAGCTAGGAAAAAGAAAAAAGATTTTACCGGGATTAAAATTAGTAAAGAAATTGACCAGGGGAAAAGAGTTCCAACGCCAGTTATCTTTAAAATATGGATGGATGAATTTGAAAAGTTTAAGAAAAAGGAGGGATTCAAAGGGATAATTATAGATGGAAGCCCTAGAACTGATTTGGAAGCGGAAATGGTAGAACAGGCTCTGGGATGGTATGGATGGACAAAAAACAAAAGAGTTCTCCTTATAGAAATTTCTCAAAGAGAAGTTATTAAGAGATTAACCAAGAGAAGAATGTGCAGAGAATGTGGGAGGATTATCCCTTTTATTGGTGAGTTTAAAAAACTTAAAAAATGTGACAAATGTGGAGGAGATTTATTTACTAGAAGGGATGACTCAATAGAGGGGGTTAAAAAAAGACTTGCATGGTACAAGACAGATGTAAAACCTGCAGTCAGATATTACCAAAAGAGAGGAGAATTAATAAAAATCAATGGTGAACAGAGTATTGAAGATGTTTTTAAAGATGTCTTAAAAGTTGTGAAATGA